A section of the Alkalihalobacillus sp. LMS39 genome encodes:
- a CDS encoding IS256 family transposase has protein sequence MVQSINENPFADQLDNMVREFVKQKLELIMKEEMQQYFEVEHPELKNQKNGHYERSLDTKYGHITSLKVPRDRENHFQTKVFKPYQRYEQWLGESIIQMYQDGMSTREIGKFVENVLGDTYSPTTISNITDVLIEDVEAWQSRQLEKRYSVLFLDGTYINLRRDDVENEVVYIILGINENGVREILGFHVGGQESSTGWEQQLQKLRERGVEEVLLGVFDGLSGLEAAFKRVFPKADVQRCIVHKVRNSLSAVRKKDREEIAEDLKAIYNSKNKEMAHEEFKNFSTKWSKRYPKVIKSWKEDLPVLLTFYKYPTILHRKIYCTNMIERFMGEIKRRTRKIVTFPNERAVEKVIYLRCISFNENKQKVAHGFGQQREVLQKMFEERYGTAEN, from the coding sequence ATGGTACAAAGTATAAATGAAAACCCATTTGCAGATCAACTAGATAACATGGTTCGTGAATTTGTAAAACAGAAGCTTGAATTAATTATGAAAGAAGAAATGCAACAGTATTTTGAAGTAGAGCATCCAGAACTTAAAAATCAAAAGAATGGACATTACGAGCGATCGTTAGACACGAAATATGGACATATTACCAGCCTTAAGGTTCCAAGAGACCGTGAAAACCACTTTCAAACTAAAGTATTTAAGCCATACCAGCGGTATGAACAATGGCTTGGAGAATCTATTATACAGATGTATCAAGATGGAATGAGTACAAGAGAGATTGGTAAATTTGTAGAGAATGTTCTTGGTGATACCTATTCTCCAACAACAATCAGCAATATCACTGATGTTTTGATTGAAGACGTAGAAGCTTGGCAATCCCGTCAACTTGAAAAACGTTACTCTGTATTATTTCTAGATGGTACTTATATTAACTTACGCAGAGATGACGTCGAAAATGAAGTAGTTTATATTATCTTGGGAATTAACGAAAATGGAGTTAGAGAAATTCTTGGGTTTCATGTCGGTGGGCAAGAAAGTTCCACTGGGTGGGAACAACAATTACAAAAACTTAGAGAACGTGGCGTAGAGGAAGTCTTACTAGGGGTGTTTGATGGCCTTAGTGGACTTGAAGCAGCATTTAAACGCGTATTTCCTAAGGCAGATGTACAGCGATGTATTGTTCATAAAGTAAGAAACTCATTATCAGCAGTACGAAAGAAAGATAGAGAGGAAATTGCCGAAGATTTAAAAGCAATTTACAACTCTAAAAATAAAGAAATGGCGCATGAGGAGTTTAAAAATTTTAGCACGAAGTGGTCAAAACGGTACCCGAAAGTGATTAAGTCATGGAAGGAAGATCTCCCTGTTCTATTAACCTTTTATAAATATCCTACTATCCTCCATCGAAAGATATACTGTACAAATATGATTGAACGTTTTATGGGAGAAATAAAGCGCCGTACTAGAAAAATAGTAACGTTCCCAAATGAGCGTGCAGTAGAGAAAGTAATCTACTTAAGATGTATCAGTTTTAACGAAAACAAACAAAAAGTCGCTCATGGTTTTGGGCAACAAAGAGAAGTTCTTCAAAAAATGTTCGAAGAACGATATGGTACAGCTGAAAATTAA
- a CDS encoding carbohydrate binding domain-containing protein: protein MFKKWFSLFLIFLLISSNFSSVMTKAAEQSRDESDSSNLFYLVSHADKKLLSAEGGTEDGEEVIPKSQEKVSFLLEGIHGVQNDLEHSTMELYITGLTSGVGLDVSVSYDFNGDGQWDRIEQTAPNDVMATNAVYDEYEQFTRNLIDVEGDALSPLENGRIQVDVWVRFGDGDALLKTGHNHKASKVMLPYTITTTPPPEEQEQAKEESSEMEVPINEEPRDNEQDENGGREEDEEHEQNEDSDLVDGDWSLTWEDNFDGDELDLSKWTIDTGNGFVQPDGTYVPGWGNEELQYYHENNVKVEDGRLILEGRKEQVSDNRGTYQYTSGKVHTQGKFSQKYGKFEAKMKLPAGQGYWPAFWMMPEHDVYGGWAASGEIDIMEAAGGRVDHIGGAIHYGGQWPNNTYTAKDYYFPEGQDITDFNVYSVEWEPGEIRWYVNGNLYQTLNNWSSTSTGNPAPFAYPAPFDQEFHLILNLAIGGWYGGNPDATTPFPGQVEVEYVRAYELTGREYREPVPPAFEVEELPSDTKQPQNGNYVYDSTFENGFTTIRNNTEMNNEWDKEFWNLVFMNDFNGSAQASVEDVSGTQFAKVNVINGGSQPYAVQLIQNITLGKGRWYKLSFDAKSNQNRTMNVKLGAGPERGYTGYSPSPNFSLTNEVQSYDLVFQMQHDSDALARLEFNLGLNTNPVWIGNVVLEEVEAVDPYNENGPKSPLSNGNHVYNGTFDQGNMDRMTFWNFIINHGSASALVSEEMRELQVAITDGKLSPSAIQVVQKGMNLLENDEYKVTFDARASSDRQIEVALLSHDGDVNYSGAQTINLTTAMEEKSFTFTMPQRTDIEGQLVFYLGGNNYDVYLDNINMVRLTNNNAKLSLDDIFPLKNGDFANGMNDWVSHVQGDHEGGTSTASVFVEDEAAKASIQNEGYEPWHVMLMQENVKLKPGNTYVVQFDAFASVDRDMEVVIENASYTRFFNEKVSLTKEVQTYQFEFEMTQEQTTGLKFLLGRISGSSAVGSAHSVIIDNVRLEVKGEREKAFPLKNGNFSNGIEPWKKHVQGEHDQGNSSKATLEVINEQAKVSVVNVGVHPWDVQLFQPELSLQAGMDYILHFDASSSVGRKVEVVIDNGAPSYHRYYETIAELTSSWQTYSFEFEMPVDDTVSLQFLLGNVAGQGNVDAHDVFFDNVRLERKGAKEALTGVKDGDDESPSTPSEPEDPNDKRWKEVGENLLIDGGFDTTENFGVAPDQMVPGWNIFNMGIHEQWAGLADFSVEQGKLNIEVKQAGWEWWHIQLLQNPNVTAGMYKIQFDMSSEKEREINVELAGSPIQTFTVTEEIQTFESIVEVGTDGVRQFMFGLGRKASDRELTTPYSMVLDNVRLVRVEEDTDSPVEQPKGPFIPSENGLVDIPIESIAQGETVDILLTNVNKVIISQEIVDALLEKQANIRFMKEENNSNIVEVTIPARNFTKTGAVEFTMEQLQSQIVQGELAVSDIFKFSLTQGEELISSFEEGYEVTLSFKVAEDVGEAQILYFNEDEQKWEEIFDSGTYDEGYISGATNHFSIFAAFEVTNEPAPGDGDDTDNGGNPGTGDDTDNGGNPGTGDDTDNGGSPGAGDDSDNGGSPGDGDDSDNGGSPGAGDDSDNGEGSGEESTSDKDKDKKLPKTATNVMNWMVVGLSMLLIGVSILIYRRKKA from the coding sequence ATGTTTAAAAAATGGTTCAGTTTATTTCTTATCTTTTTACTAATCAGTTCTAATTTTAGTAGTGTCATGACAAAAGCTGCCGAACAAAGCAGGGATGAGAGTGATTCTAGTAATCTATTTTATTTAGTGAGTCACGCTGACAAAAAATTACTTTCTGCTGAAGGTGGCACAGAAGATGGAGAAGAGGTCATTCCCAAATCACAAGAAAAAGTTTCTTTCTTACTTGAAGGAATACATGGTGTGCAAAATGACTTAGAACATTCCACTATGGAGCTATATATAACGGGTTTAACGTCGGGAGTGGGGCTTGATGTCAGTGTGTCCTATGATTTTAATGGGGATGGACAGTGGGATCGCATTGAGCAAACAGCACCAAATGATGTAATGGCAACGAACGCTGTCTATGATGAATACGAACAATTTACTAGAAACCTCATAGACGTTGAAGGGGACGCGCTTTCACCGTTAGAAAATGGAAGAATACAAGTCGATGTATGGGTTCGATTTGGTGATGGTGATGCCCTTTTGAAAACGGGTCATAATCACAAGGCTTCTAAAGTGATGTTACCTTATACGATTACAACAACACCTCCTCCAGAAGAGCAGGAACAGGCAAAAGAAGAAAGTAGTGAAATGGAAGTGCCCATTAATGAAGAGCCTCGTGATAATGAGCAAGATGAAAATGGTGGAAGAGAAGAAGACGAAGAACATGAACAAAATGAAGATTCAGATTTGGTGGATGGGGATTGGAGCTTAACATGGGAGGATAATTTTGATGGAGATGAGTTAGACCTATCAAAATGGACCATTGACACAGGGAATGGCTTTGTTCAACCAGATGGAACGTATGTACCAGGATGGGGAAATGAAGAGTTACAATATTATCATGAGAACAATGTAAAAGTAGAAGATGGAAGATTAATTTTAGAAGGTCGCAAAGAGCAAGTGTCTGACAATAGAGGGACATATCAGTACACATCAGGAAAAGTTCATACTCAAGGGAAATTTAGTCAAAAATACGGAAAGTTTGAAGCAAAAATGAAACTTCCTGCAGGACAAGGGTATTGGCCGGCATTTTGGATGATGCCAGAGCATGATGTGTATGGTGGTTGGGCAGCATCAGGTGAAATCGATATTATGGAAGCTGCAGGTGGAAGGGTAGACCATATTGGTGGGGCGATTCATTATGGTGGTCAATGGCCAAACAATACGTATACGGCCAAAGATTATTATTTTCCGGAAGGTCAAGATATTACAGACTTTAACGTATACTCAGTAGAATGGGAACCAGGTGAAATCCGTTGGTATGTGAATGGAAATTTATATCAAACGTTAAATAATTGGAGCTCGACAAGTACCGGAAATCCTGCACCTTTTGCCTATCCTGCTCCGTTTGACCAAGAGTTTCATCTTATCTTAAATTTAGCCATTGGTGGATGGTATGGAGGAAATCCAGACGCAACTACACCATTTCCTGGCCAAGTAGAAGTTGAATATGTAAGAGCGTATGAGCTTACAGGGAGAGAATATCGTGAACCTGTTCCTCCAGCATTTGAGGTAGAAGAGTTGCCAAGCGATACGAAACAACCTCAAAACGGAAATTATGTATATGATTCAACTTTTGAAAATGGGTTTACAACGATTCGTAACAACACGGAAATGAATAATGAATGGGATAAAGAATTTTGGAATTTAGTATTTATGAATGATTTTAACGGGAGTGCTCAAGCGTCTGTTGAAGATGTTTCTGGTACACAATTTGCCAAAGTTAATGTCATAAATGGTGGAAGTCAACCATATGCGGTGCAATTAATTCAAAATATTACGCTTGGAAAAGGAAGATGGTATAAGTTAAGCTTTGATGCGAAATCGAATCAAAACCGAACGATGAATGTTAAATTAGGAGCTGGGCCAGAAAGAGGGTATACCGGATATTCGCCTAGTCCAAACTTTTCTTTAACAAATGAAGTTCAATCTTATGATTTAGTGTTTCAAATGCAACATGACTCAGATGCTTTAGCGAGATTGGAGTTTAATCTTGGGTTAAATACGAATCCAGTGTGGATTGGAAATGTTGTATTAGAAGAAGTCGAAGCAGTTGATCCATATAATGAAAATGGTCCAAAATCACCTTTGAGCAATGGGAATCACGTGTACAACGGTACGTTTGATCAAGGGAATATGGATAGAATGACATTTTGGAACTTTATTATAAATCATGGGAGTGCGTCTGCATTGGTTAGCGAAGAAATGAGAGAGTTACAGGTTGCCATTACAGACGGTAAATTGTCACCATCAGCAATTCAAGTTGTTCAAAAAGGAATGAACTTACTTGAAAATGATGAGTATAAAGTGACATTTGATGCTAGAGCAAGCAGTGATAGACAAATTGAAGTAGCGTTATTAAGTCATGATGGCGACGTAAATTATTCAGGTGCGCAAACGATAAACCTTACTACAGCAATGGAAGAGAAAAGCTTTACATTTACGATGCCTCAAAGAACAGATATTGAAGGACAGCTTGTTTTTTATCTTGGTGGCAACAATTATGATGTGTATTTAGACAATATTAATATGGTACGCTTAACGAACAACAATGCGAAACTATCGTTAGACGATATTTTTCCATTGAAAAATGGTGATTTTGCAAACGGAATGAACGATTGGGTTAGTCATGTCCAAGGCGATCATGAAGGTGGAACCTCAACAGCGTCTGTTTTTGTGGAAGATGAGGCAGCGAAAGCCTCGATTCAAAACGAAGGGTATGAACCGTGGCATGTTATGTTAATGCAAGAAAATGTAAAGTTAAAGCCAGGAAATACGTATGTCGTGCAATTTGATGCTTTTGCCTCTGTTGATCGTGACATGGAGGTCGTCATTGAGAATGCTAGTTATACAAGATTTTTTAATGAAAAAGTATCACTTACAAAAGAGGTCCAAACGTATCAATTTGAATTTGAAATGACACAAGAACAGACGACAGGACTCAAGTTTTTACTTGGCCGTATTTCTGGGAGTTCAGCGGTTGGAAGCGCACATAGTGTCATCATTGATAATGTTCGTTTAGAAGTGAAAGGTGAAAGAGAAAAAGCATTCCCATTGAAAAATGGCAATTTTTCTAACGGCATTGAGCCATGGAAGAAACATGTACAAGGCGAACATGACCAAGGTAACAGCTCAAAAGCAACATTGGAAGTGATTAATGAACAAGCGAAAGTAAGTGTCGTAAATGTGGGAGTTCATCCATGGGATGTTCAATTATTTCAACCAGAACTATCTTTACAAGCAGGGATGGACTATATTTTACATTTTGATGCTTCTTCATCAGTGGGTCGTAAAGTAGAGGTTGTCATCGATAATGGGGCTCCTTCTTATCATCGTTATTATGAGACGATTGCGGAACTTACTTCTTCATGGCAAACGTATAGTTTTGAGTTTGAAATGCCAGTCGATGATACAGTAAGCTTGCAATTTTTACTTGGAAATGTGGCAGGTCAAGGAAATGTAGATGCTCATGACGTCTTCTTTGATAATGTTCGCCTTGAAAGAAAGGGAGCTAAAGAAGCCTTAACAGGAGTGAAAGATGGGGATGATGAATCACCTTCAACTCCATCTGAACCAGAAGACCCGAATGATAAACGTTGGAAAGAAGTTGGTGAGAACTTACTTATCGATGGCGGCTTTGATACGACGGAGAATTTTGGTGTAGCACCGGATCAAATGGTTCCAGGCTGGAATATTTTTAATATGGGAATTCATGAGCAATGGGCTGGCCTTGCAGATTTCTCGGTTGAACAGGGGAAATTAAACATCGAAGTGAAGCAAGCAGGCTGGGAATGGTGGCATATTCAACTTTTGCAAAATCCGAATGTGACAGCCGGTATGTATAAAATTCAATTTGATATGAGTTCTGAAAAAGAAAGGGAAATCAATGTTGAATTAGCGGGTTCACCGATTCAAACATTTACAGTTACAGAAGAAATACAAACATTTGAATCTATTGTAGAAGTAGGCACGGATGGTGTACGTCAATTTATGTTTGGACTAGGGAGAAAAGCATCAGACCGAGAGTTAACAACTCCATATTCAATGGTCCTTGATAATGTAAGACTCGTTCGAGTGGAAGAGGATACGGATTCTCCAGTAGAACAGCCAAAGGGCCCATTTATTCCGTCTGAAAATGGACTTGTCGACATTCCGATAGAAAGCATTGCACAAGGTGAGACGGTTGATATCTTATTGACAAATGTGAATAAAGTTATCATAAGTCAAGAGATTGTTGATGCTTTACTAGAGAAACAAGCAAACATCCGTTTTATGAAAGAAGAAAATAATAGCAATATTGTTGAGGTGACAATACCAGCTCGTAACTTTACAAAGACAGGAGCAGTTGAATTTACAATGGAACAGCTCCAAAGTCAAATTGTCCAAGGAGAATTAGCAGTTAGCGATATTTTCAAATTTTCATTAACGCAAGGGGAAGAGCTAATTTCATCGTTTGAAGAAGGATATGAAGTGACACTTTCTTTTAAAGTGGCTGAAGATGTAGGGGAAGCTCAAATCTTATACTTCAATGAAGATGAACAAAAGTGGGAAGAGATATTTGATAGCGGTACTTACGATGAAGGCTACATTTCGGGAGCAACGAATCATTTTAGTATTTTTGCCGCTTTTGAAGTGACGAATGAACCAGCCCCAGGAGATGGTGATGACACAGATAATGGAGGAAATCCAGGAACAGGTGATGATACGGATAATGGAGGAAATCCAGGAACAGGTGATGATACGGATAATGGGGGAAGTCCAGGAGCAGGGGATGACTCGGATAATGGAGGAAGTCCAGGAGATGGTGATGACTCGGATAATGGAGGAAGTCCAGGAGCAGGTGATGACTCCGACAATGGCGAAGGTTCAGGAGAAGAATCAACGTCAGATAAAGATAAGGATAAGAAGCTTCCGAAAACCGCAACAAATGTCATGAATTGGATGGTTGTAGGACTTTCCATGTTACTCATTGGTGTTAGTATACTAATCTATCGAAGAAAAAAAGCGTAA